One part of the Desulfonema ishimotonii genome encodes these proteins:
- a CDS encoding GAF domain-containing protein, with protein sequence MTVEKDYFKTFCKISKAFGTTLNREELLDLIVQSAIDTMDGKAACLFLEDRNRDVFVPVCQKGLSENYLHADAYRGKKMVGEMLKDGYLAFEDVATDSRVENRDLKKAEGIASLLVVPVVADGRPIGVLSLYTATVTEFSRNDIDFLTALAEQGGVAIQTARLIERMKNNALLFHDMSDSINATNLDIRKILHILTADISESFGMKGANIHLLNKDTGTLDLVATYGLSEEFLNKGPVEKDRSVVRALEGETVVIRDARSDERVQYPEAMKKEGIISMLCMSVHSGEEVIGVMRLCSDTERDFPEDMVILVEALAHQGGIAIQNASMYLSLQEDKKNLEQDIWSHRLWF encoded by the coding sequence ATGACGGTCGAAAAGGACTATTTCAAAACATTCTGCAAAATCAGCAAGGCTTTCGGGACAACATTGAACAGAGAGGAATTGCTGGATCTGATTGTTCAGAGTGCCATTGATACGATGGATGGAAAAGCGGCCTGCCTCTTTCTGGAGGACCGGAACCGGGATGTGTTTGTGCCCGTGTGTCAGAAGGGGCTGTCTGAAAATTACCTGCATGCCGATGCCTACCGTGGAAAAAAGATGGTCGGGGAGATGCTGAAGGACGGCTATCTGGCTTTTGAGGATGTCGCCACGGACAGCCGGGTTGAAAACCGTGATCTGAAAAAAGCCGAAGGCATTGCCTCGCTCCTGGTGGTTCCTGTTGTGGCGGATGGCAGGCCCATCGGGGTGCTTTCGCTGTATACGGCGACGGTTACGGAATTTTCCCGGAATGATATTGATTTTCTCACGGCCCTGGCCGAACAGGGCGGCGTGGCCATACAGACCGCCCGGCTGATTGAGCGGATGAAGAATAACGCCCTGCTCTTTCATGATATGTCTGACAGTATCAACGCCACCAATCTCGACATCCGGAAGATCCTGCACATCCTGACGGCGGATATTTCCGAATCCTTCGGCATGAAGGGGGCGAACATCCACCTGCTGAACAAGGATACAGGCACCCTTGATCTGGTGGCGACCTACGGACTCAGTGAGGAATTTCTCAATAAGGGTCCGGTGGAAAAGGACAGGAGCGTGGTCCGCGCCCTTGAGGGGGAAACGGTTGTGATCCGGGATGCCCGCTCGGATGAGCGGGTTCAGTATCCCGAAGCCATGAAAAAGGAAGGGATTATTTCCATGCTCTGCATGTCCGTTCACTCCGGGGAAGAGGTGATCGGGGTGATGCGGCTGTGCAGCGATACAGAGCGGGATTTTCCGGAGGATATGGTTATACTGGTAGAGGCATTGGCGCATCAGGGCGGCATCGCAATTCAGAATGCGTCAATGTATCTTTCGCTTCAGGAGGACAAGAAAAACCTGGAACAGGATATCTGGAGCCACCGTCTGTGGTTCTGA
- the phaC gene encoding class III poly(R)-hydroxyalkanoic acid synthase subunit PhaC, whose protein sequence is MTQPKIAVDLILKKLTESTEQVKSRAQKASEVLLSPLKTDLATTPYEVVLEIDRVRLKYYRPEKIKHKIPLLVVYALINRETMLDLQPGRSVVQTFLDHGIEVYMIDWGYPTRKDRFVTIDDHVNIYMDDCIDFIRNQHGLPKINLMGICMGGAFSVMYSSLHPEKIKNLVTTVTPTNFDTDTGLLHVWMKNTCALNMGDAYGNMPGDLMNLGFLLLNPARLMIDKYIGFFEHMDNKAFVENFVRMEKWIFDSPDVPAATFRQFIEDCYKKNLLIQSRMELGGRRVALEKITMPLLNIYGKYDHLVPPEACELLTRHVGSKDKEDICLNTGHIGIYVSSKCQELFAPKIAGWLKEREKKKTAEKKASAKKTTDRKTGGKAAPAKVVSEKKAGAKAATGKKKVASAKKTATRKSATEKTKTRSAAAKK, encoded by the coding sequence ATGACGCAACCGAAAATCGCCGTCGATCTCATTTTAAAAAAGCTCACTGAAAGCACCGAGCAGGTGAAAAGCCGCGCCCAGAAAGCGTCCGAAGTTTTGCTGAGTCCCCTGAAAACGGACCTGGCAACGACGCCCTATGAGGTGGTTCTGGAGATAGACCGGGTCCGGCTAAAATATTACCGGCCTGAAAAGATAAAACATAAAATCCCGCTGCTGGTGGTCTACGCCCTGATCAACCGCGAAACCATGCTGGACCTTCAGCCCGGGCGGAGCGTGGTTCAGACCTTTCTGGATCACGGCATAGAGGTCTACATGATTGACTGGGGATATCCGACCCGGAAGGACCGGTTTGTCACCATTGATGACCATGTGAACATCTATATGGATGACTGCATCGACTTTATCCGGAATCAGCACGGGCTGCCCAAAATCAACCTGATGGGGATCTGCATGGGCGGGGCGTTTTCAGTGATGTACTCCTCCCTCCACCCTGAAAAAATCAAAAATCTGGTCACGACCGTGACCCCGACCAACTTCGACACCGATACGGGTTTGCTCCATGTCTGGATGAAAAACACCTGTGCCCTGAACATGGGAGATGCCTACGGCAACATGCCCGGAGATCTGATGAATCTGGGGTTTCTGCTCCTGAACCCCGCACGTCTGATGATCGACAAGTATATCGGCTTCTTTGAACACATGGACAACAAGGCATTTGTCGAAAACTTCGTCCGGATGGAGAAGTGGATTTTTGACAGCCCGGATGTGCCTGCCGCCACATTCCGGCAGTTCATCGAAGACTGTTACAAGAAAAACCTGCTGATCCAGAGCAGGATGGAGCTGGGGGGCAGGCGGGTGGCGCTTGAAAAAATCACCATGCCGCTGCTCAATATTTACGGTAAATACGACCATCTGGTACCCCCTGAAGCCTGCGAACTCCTGACCCGCCATGTCGGCAGCAAAGATAAGGAGGATATCTGTCTCAACACGGGACATATCGGCATCTACGTCAGCTCCAAATGCCAGGAGCTGTTTGCGCCCAAAATTGCAGGCTGGTTAAAAGAGCGCGAGAAAAAGAAGACGGCTGAAAAAAAAGCATCTGCGAAAAAGACGACTGACAGGAAAACGGGGGGGAAGGCCGCACCTGCGAAGGTGGTGAGTGAAAAAAAGGCCGGGGCAAAGGCAGCGACAGGAAAAAAAAAGGTCGCATCTGCGAAAAAAACAGCCACCCGTAAATCAGCGACTGAAAAAACAAAAACCCGCTCTGCCGCAGCGAAAAAATAA
- a CDS encoding poly(R)-hydroxyalkanoic acid synthase subunit PhaE → MMMEQNKDKEKSAESLMAEWMKSSMNFWGDMAKAQSPFFPGQFAKSDDTPDAEKEREQTGKNAARQAQKTLETGSKIFQSFISTISKPENLESVLKGIDSVPDLMTMLTRQSWDSYSELQKQWMERIAKTGKQTKAYNFDDIDQETFKTLREIYENEFQKFLNIPSLGLTRFHQEKVNRLIDKSNLLHVALNEFLYLFSTPLEKTTAVMQEKLEEMAEAEEIHDDFNAYYNMWVKILEGHYMTLLKSPEYTQVMDEAIAALLQYKAAKEDMLCDVLRNFPVPTNRDMDELSKEIYLLKKKVRTLSRKLDETSPAE, encoded by the coding sequence ATGATGATGGAGCAAAATAAAGATAAGGAGAAAAGTGCCGAATCCTTAATGGCGGAGTGGATGAAATCGTCGATGAACTTCTGGGGCGATATGGCGAAAGCGCAATCGCCCTTCTTCCCCGGACAGTTCGCCAAAAGCGATGATACACCTGATGCTGAAAAGGAGAGAGAGCAGACCGGAAAAAATGCAGCCCGGCAGGCACAGAAAACGCTGGAGACCGGAAGCAAAATTTTTCAGTCATTCATTTCGACAATCAGCAAGCCGGAAAATCTGGAGTCTGTTTTAAAGGGAATAGACTCGGTTCCCGATCTGATGACTATGCTGACCCGGCAGTCGTGGGACAGCTATTCCGAATTGCAGAAACAGTGGATGGAGCGGATCGCAAAGACCGGCAAACAGACCAAGGCCTATAATTTTGATGATATTGATCAGGAGACCTTCAAAACGCTCCGGGAGATCTATGAAAATGAATTTCAGAAATTTCTGAATATCCCCTCTCTGGGGCTGACCCGGTTTCATCAGGAGAAAGTCAACCGGCTCATAGACAAATCCAACCTGCTCCATGTCGCGCTTAACGAGTTTCTCTATCTGTTTTCCACCCCGCTTGAAAAGACCACCGCCGTCATGCAGGAAAAGCTGGAAGAGATGGCCGAGGCCGAAGAGATTCACGACGATTTCAACGCCTATTACAATATGTGGGTCAAAATCCTTGAAGGCCACTACATGACCCTGCTCAAATCCCCTGAATACACTCAGGTTATGGACGAGGCCATAGCGGCACTGCTTCAGTACAAAGCGGCAAAGGAAGATATGCTCTGCGATGTACTCCGAAATTTTCCCGTCCCCACAAATCGTGATATGGATGAACTCAGTAAAGAGATTTACCTTCTTAAAAAGAAGGTCAGAACGCTTTCCCGGAAACTGGACGAAACTTCTCCAGCTGAATAG
- a CDS encoding substrate-binding periplasmic protein — protein MLDMRPGRENFLWYTDSPFYLAKPNFIVKSHNSLKKISSVDDVKGYVVGQFNHAANSEFIMNNQAHFRFDRLAAGTTLFEQQLRKLIIGRLDAIHTLDEYTLLYEAKRLKIESQVKILLLPDSPFPFYSAFCKNNKGEILVKKFNAAFHEAGFEPEDYKKLIHYEFEMLSRQQHK, from the coding sequence ATGCTTGACATGCGTCCCGGAAGGGAAAATTTTTTATGGTACACTGACAGTCCCTTTTATCTGGCAAAACCGAATTTTATTGTAAAATCTCACAATTCTTTAAAAAAAATCAGTTCGGTTGATGATGTCAAAGGGTATGTTGTCGGCCAGTTTAATCATGCCGCAAATTCAGAATTTATCATGAATAATCAGGCACATTTCCGGTTTGACAGACTTGCTGCCGGGACCACCCTGTTTGAGCAACAGTTAAGAAAGCTGATAATCGGCAGGCTTGATGCGATTCATACTTTGGATGAATATACACTTTTATATGAGGCAAAACGCCTGAAAATAGAATCACAGGTGAAGATATTATTATTACCGGACTCCCCTTTCCCGTTTTATTCGGCATTCTGCAAAAATAATAAAGGGGAAATACTGGTGAAAAAATTTAATGCCGCCTTTCATGAGGCAGGATTTGAGCCGGAAGATTATAAAAAGTTAATTCACTATGAATTCGAAATGTTATCCCGACAACAGCACAAATAA
- the phaR gene encoding polyhydroxyalkanoate synthesis repressor PhaR, whose product MSHSKIILKKYPNRRIYDTENSRYVTLEGVAELIRQGHQIEVIDLRTHQDITAFILTQIIMEQARKNNVLLPVSLLHLVIRSGENTLGEFFENYLEQTIQSYLKYKKNMEEQLRLCLELGIDFSAMAEKTMKQLSPFQNFLGASPDEEKKNK is encoded by the coding sequence ATGAGCCACAGCAAAATCATATTAAAAAAATACCCGAATCGCCGAATCTACGATACAGAGAACAGCAGGTACGTGACCCTCGAAGGTGTGGCGGAACTGATTCGCCAGGGCCATCAGATAGAAGTCATTGACCTGAGAACCCACCAGGATATTACCGCATTCATACTCACCCAGATTATCATGGAGCAGGCCAGAAAAAACAACGTCCTGCTCCCGGTATCGCTGCTCCATCTGGTTATCCGCTCCGGCGAGAATACTCTGGGGGAGTTTTTTGAAAATTATCTGGAACAGACAATCCAAAGCTATCTGAAATATAAGAAAAATATGGAGGAACAGCTTCGGCTGTGTCTGGAACTGGGAATCGATTTTTCCGCAATGGCGGAAAAGACCATGAAACAACTGAGTCCGTTTCAGAATTTTTTAGGCGCTTCGCCGGATGAAGAGAAAAAAAATAAGTGA
- a CDS encoding metal transporter: MSNFETLRPDGVPETLLMTLEGSIQTFANQIVATQHYCAGLSKYTNEFLLPYLASVHYFNTVEREKLLRTPPLENFQAYAELMGFNLDLSNRNLIASMRVVNEYVLKEFPNAMAAFSNTLFGTDGEDMAAFTARQARMIESVTRVYPQAIRDAEPEFGFHFERNENIRFAETDRFILYQILPTDRSVRVRENGKPVLILPPFVLGANILAFLPGENRSYTHCFANQGIPTYIRVMKDIQTTPPLQAMTPEDDALDTRFFCEKIMERHGKPVTLNGYCQGGFSAVCDLLSGELDGLVDALITCVSPMDGTRSTGLADFLKNLPQRFNDLAYGSKTLPGGNKVADGELMGWVYKLKSIEFEAPVVAFFRDMMMLRPRNGNPARISKTAAALNYWLKNERSDLPLGITRMSFASYTTPITSDGTLPVRMFGRPLNFRRIPEKGIKWLICYGERDDLVEKATALAPLDYIEAETSAFPKGHVAIATSWSDPTSACALHTRFGDKNYRGPVRFQLDLDKDMSDARKKVHPIKLADSGTTDATIP, translated from the coding sequence ATGTCTAATTTCGAGACGCTAAGGCCGGACGGGGTGCCGGAGACACTTCTGATGACGCTGGAAGGATCGATACAAACCTTCGCCAACCAGATTGTTGCAACACAGCATTATTGTGCCGGTCTTAGCAAATATACCAACGAGTTCCTGCTGCCGTACCTGGCCTCGGTCCACTATTTCAATACTGTGGAGCGGGAAAAACTCCTCAGAACCCCCCCGCTGGAAAACTTCCAGGCCTATGCGGAGCTGATGGGGTTTAATCTCGACCTGTCCAACCGGAATCTCATTGCCAGTATGCGGGTTGTCAACGAATATGTGCTGAAGGAATTCCCAAACGCCATGGCGGCGTTCTCCAACACGCTGTTCGGTACAGATGGCGAGGATATGGCCGCTTTTACCGCACGGCAGGCCCGGATGATAGAGTCGGTAACCCGCGTCTATCCACAGGCGATTCGGGATGCGGAACCGGAGTTCGGCTTTCATTTTGAGCGAAACGAAAACATAAGGTTCGCTGAGACGGACCGGTTTATCCTGTACCAGATTCTCCCCACAGACCGGTCGGTCAGGGTCCGGGAAAACGGCAAGCCCGTTCTGATCCTCCCGCCCTTTGTGCTGGGGGCCAATATCCTCGCCTTTCTGCCGGGTGAGAACCGGAGCTATACCCACTGCTTTGCCAACCAGGGAATTCCGACCTATATCCGGGTGATGAAAGACATTCAGACCACGCCCCCCCTTCAGGCCATGACCCCGGAAGATGATGCGCTGGACACCCGCTTCTTCTGTGAAAAAATCATGGAACGCCACGGGAAACCCGTGACCCTCAACGGCTATTGTCAGGGCGGATTCTCAGCCGTCTGTGATCTCCTCTCCGGCGAACTGGACGGCCTGGTGGACGCACTGATCACCTGTGTCTCTCCCATGGACGGCACACGCAGCACGGGCCTGGCCGATTTTTTAAAAAACCTGCCGCAACGCTTCAATGATCTGGCCTACGGGAGCAAGACGCTTCCCGGCGGCAACAAGGTCGCCGACGGCGAACTGATGGGCTGGGTTTATAAACTGAAGAGCATCGAATTTGAAGCGCCGGTGGTGGCCTTTTTCCGGGATATGATGATGCTCCGTCCGAGAAACGGAAATCCTGCCCGGATCAGCAAAACCGCAGCCGCCCTCAACTACTGGCTTAAAAACGAACGCAGCGATCTTCCGCTGGGCATCACCCGGATGAGCTTTGCATCCTATACGACCCCGATCACGTCGGACGGCACCCTGCCGGTCAGGATGTTCGGCAGGCCGCTCAACTTCAGGCGTATCCCGGAAAAAGGCATCAAATGGCTCATCTGCTACGGCGAACGGGATGACCTGGTGGAGAAGGCGACGGCCCTGGCGCCGCTGGACTATATAGAGGCGGAGACTTCGGCGTTTCCCAAAGGCCATGTGGCCATTGCCACCTCCTGGTCGGACCCGACATCGGCATGTGCGTTGCATACACGATTCGGAGATAAAAATTACCGGGGACCGGTCCGGTTTCAACTGGATCTGGATAAAGACATGTCCGATGCCCGGAAAAAGGTTCATCCGATCAAGCTGGCAGACAGCGGGACGACGGATGCGACAATCCCTTAA
- a CDS encoding FecCD family ABC transporter permease, with protein sequence MSVSTARMGGLAAAYTRRVRKKHLLFLSLMAIVGFLMIYAVTQGAYRLSPSHVLDALAGRGEGAVNIVVWNIRLPRIIAAIVAGWGLAISGLALQTLLRNPLASPFTLGISHGAAFGAAFAIVVFGAGGMQGHDPAAHSFFSVTAFAFLGAMSATLIILMLSRLRKMSPESLILAGMALSSLFISGTILIQFLATEVELASVVFWTFGDMARSDWPEIGLMTGVTVLITLWLLVNRWNLNALISGDEVARGLGVEVDRIRLRGMFAAAFVAALVTAFHGVIAFLGLLAPHIARRLVGADHRLMIPFSAVLGALILLLADTAGRVVIGSGALPVGVLTSFLGAPLFLWLLIRGYRR encoded by the coding sequence ATGTCTGTCAGCACAGCCCGCATGGGCGGACTTGCCGCCGCATATACCCGGCGTGTCAGAAAAAAACACCTCCTGTTCCTTTCCCTCATGGCCATCGTGGGATTTCTGATGATCTATGCCGTTACCCAGGGGGCTTACCGTCTTTCGCCAAGCCATGTCCTCGATGCCCTTGCAGGGCGGGGTGAGGGTGCGGTTAATATCGTGGTATGGAATATCCGACTGCCCCGGATCATTGCGGCCATAGTGGCCGGATGGGGGCTGGCCATCTCCGGCCTCGCGCTTCAGACCCTGCTCAGAAACCCGCTGGCCTCCCCCTTCACCCTGGGCATCAGCCATGGCGCGGCCTTCGGGGCGGCCTTTGCCATTGTGGTTTTCGGCGCAGGCGGAATGCAGGGCCATGATCCGGCTGCTCACAGTTTCTTTTCCGTAACCGCGTTTGCCTTTCTGGGAGCCATGTCGGCCACCCTGATCATCCTGATGCTGTCCCGGCTTCGGAAGATGTCGCCGGAATCCCTTATTCTGGCCGGTATGGCCCTCTCTTCCCTCTTTATATCCGGTACCATCCTGATTCAGTTCCTGGCCACGGAAGTGGAATTGGCGTCGGTAGTTTTCTGGACCTTTGGCGACATGGCCCGCTCCGACTGGCCGGAAATCGGCCTGATGACCGGCGTAACCGTACTGATAACGCTCTGGCTGCTCGTCAACCGCTGGAACCTCAATGCCCTCATCTCCGGCGATGAGGTGGCCAGAGGCCTGGGGGTGGAGGTGGACAGAATCCGTCTGCGGGGCATGTTCGCGGCGGCTTTTGTGGCGGCCCTGGTCACGGCATTTCACGGTGTGATCGCCTTTCTCGGATTGCTGGCTCCCCACATCGCCAGACGTCTTGTGGGGGCCGACCATCGGCTGATGATTCCGTTCTCCGCCGTCCTGGGCGCGCTGATCCTGCTGCTGGCCGATACCGCAGGGCGGGTTGTCATCGGCTCCGGTGCCCTGCCGGTGGGCGTTCTGACCTCCTTTCTGGGCGCACCGCTCTTTCTCTGGCTGCTCATCCGGGGGTATCGCCGATGA